The Parambassis ranga chromosome 19, fParRan2.1, whole genome shotgun sequence genome contains a region encoding:
- the LOC114451605 gene encoding D(5)-like dopamine receptor — translation MESFYNKSQNHHLDQHHVVTAGAESTGPGGDLSLRALTGCVLCVLIISTLLGNTLVCAAVIKFRHLRSKVTNSFVISLAVSDLFVAVLVMPWRAVSEVAGIWLFGRFCDTWVAFDIMCSTASILNLCIISMDRYWAISSPFKYERKMTRRFAFLMIGVAWTLSILISFIPVQLNWHRAEADNSTANNPDDCNASLNRTYAISSSLISFYIPVVIMVGTYTRIFRIAQTQIRRISSLERAAGSRAQNHRHRSSAHDESSLKTSFKRETKVLKTLSIIMGVFVFCWLPFFVLNCVVPFCDVDKLGGPPCVSDTTFSIFVWFGWANSSLNPVIYAFNADFRKAFSTILGCNKYCSTSTVETVDFSNELVSYHHDTTMQKEACTMPGPGAQRLVPGDLEHFDKVSVVSDDSQNHRNLLLPAILQYECEAEISLDMMPFNSSGPTDSCIIPGQIQDP, via the coding sequence ATGGAGAGTTTTTATAATAAGAGTCAGAACCACCACTTGGACCAGCATCATGTGGTCACAGCAGGAGCGGAGAGCACCGGACCGGGTGGAGATCTCAGCCTCCGCGCGCTCACCGGCTGTGTCCTGTGCGTCCTGATCATCTCCACCTTATTGGGTAACACTCTGGTTTGCGCCGCGGTCATCAAGTTTCGCCACCTGCGCTCAAAAGTCACCAACTCTTTCGTCATCTCTTTGGCAGTGTCCGACCTGTTTGTCGCCGTACTGGTGATGCCATGGAGGGCGGTGTCCGAGGTGGCCGGCATCTGGCTCTTCGGCCGTTTCTGTGACACCTGGGTCGCCTTCGACATCATGTGCTCCACCGCGTCCATCCTCAACCTGTGTATCATCAGCATGGATCGGTACTGGGCCATCTCCAGTCCGTTTAAGTACGAGCGCAAAATGACGCGCAGATTCGCATTCCTGATGATCGGTGTCGCGTGGACGCTCTCCATCCTCATCTCCTTCATACCTGTGCAGCTCAACTGGCACCGCGCTGAAGCGGACAACTCGACAGCCAACAACCCGGATGACTGCAATGCGAGCCTGAACCGGACTTACGCTATCTCTTCGTCCCTTATCAGCTTCTACATTCCTGTGGTGATCATGGTGGGGACTTACACGCGCATTTTCCGCATTGCGCAAACCCAAATAAGACGGATCTCGTCTTTGGAGAGGGCGGCAGGATCCCGTGCGCAAAACCATCGCCACCGCTCCTCAGCGCACGATGAAAGCTCATTAAAAACGTCTTTTAAAAGGGAGACAAAAGTTTTAAAGACTCTGTCCATCATCATGGGAGTCTTTGTGTTCTGCTGGCTGCCCTTTTTCGTCCTGAATTGCGTGGTGCCTTTCTGCGACGTGGATAAGCTCGGAGGGCCACCGTGCGTAAGTGACACCACCTTCAGCATCTTTGTGTGGTTCGGCTGGGCCAACTCATCCCTGAATCCAGTAATCTACGCCTTCAATGCCGACTTCAGGAAAGCCTTCTCCACCATCCTTGGCTGTAATAAATATTGCTCCACTTCCACGGTGGAGACGGTGGACTTCAGCAATGAGCTGGTCTCTTACCATCATGATACCACCATGCAGAAGGAGGCCTGCACCATGCCGGGTCCCGGAGCACAGAGACTGGTTCCTGGAGACCTGGAGCACTTTGACAAAGTTTCTGTTGTCTCGGATGATTCCCAGAACCACCGGAACTTACTGCTGCCTGCCATCCTGCAGTATGAGTGCGAGGCGGAGATTTCTTTAGACATGATGCCTTTCAACTCTTCTGGACCCACGGACAGTTGCATTATCCCGGGTCAGATACAGGACCCCTGA